A section of the Methanococcus vannielii SB genome encodes:
- a CDS encoding DnaJ domain-containing protein encodes MINLSKLFYKLLGRPKKYAIRGNELFNNSEYNEALNFYKKALEIEKNEELLEKINSIKTIGQIYALIKELEKSKDYSMIISNCNEILKINPHDQKIQSLKKKCEKTESEILKLLNDGKELFKHGEYSVSKECFKKIFEIIPKYDEANKFLSDLETIVSMHDQIKLDFKNSEYGSIQLKSEKIFSLNPEDNLTKDVIKKTEQILELLQKIKNLIEINSEDSSYELYEELINICNEVITLNPNDKFVSENLITFKKECLEILKMDYHELVQSFEYNLAFEKLKKAKSLGYHSQEVNLEFEKITKIINLIRSASEFFEKKEFNAALLSYEKLNRVVPNDSKFLDKINEIKNYLEHISKLKHEADLLLSKKEYSNAFEIYFELKNLNPKDNEINQTYSRLNEYFSQLSKGDHELTYEHYENALENYKKAHSLFESSDLTVKIQNVEKELFNKYLLNGDRAFEKGNYELAIEWYSKSKELIKNEYINQKIIEATNELFNKHCTFAERAYDCKDYQNAITSYKNAYNLKKSEKIAKKIDEITKIMNASKSAEESYKNGNYEKALQNYHIIKQLNSELCTGEIEKIEKIRSYLIKGDSQYSQKNYFESLPYYKKVLSINPLDKNVESKIKTIEKISELLKRGNLEFESKNYDLASKFYKEYISYVSDPEVLDRLHLISITNESNYYKILGLNESSSKGVIKKAYVTLSRKYVPAKYPDIQVKIRKAYDTLSNDVSREEYDIILKYGTVIEENIKSAKNSIESQRYSDAKKALTKILAVHPKHFEALDLIMVCALNLREYDELLKYASKFKERGDYESLIRAGRCYRIYSKEINSNYGINAEDCLKDAINIKDNPHEAYSELLDYYIGVSSFQKAKNCIEDIIKLKKGIEHLTPDIVTQMVVIGVLGHEWYSAKEFINRWSKTQNESNKKVLSDSIIEHAKALADARAHGIAADCLELAYSLDSDKHGLKEICSNFRTIDNAYSELNLLQNDNGILQELRIIMGVLLGNSTGEQINNADTIIRNCLNSLDHINRNYISDSIYRIENRYPNISKINIDFLNELKKVVRGW; translated from the coding sequence TTGATCAATTTATCAAAGTTATTCTATAAATTACTTGGCAGGCCTAAAAAGTATGCCATAAGGGGAAATGAATTATTTAATAATTCTGAATATAACGAAGCACTAAATTTTTACAAAAAAGCGCTAGAAATAGAAAAAAATGAAGAATTATTGGAAAAAATAAATTCTATTAAAACAATAGGTCAAATATATGCCTTAATAAAAGAATTAGAAAAATCTAAAGATTATTCTATGATTATTTCAAACTGCAATGAAATTTTAAAAATTAATCCTCACGATCAGAAAATACAATCATTAAAGAAAAAATGTGAAAAAACAGAGTCGGAAATTTTAAAACTATTAAATGATGGAAAAGAACTTTTTAAACATGGAGAATATTCTGTCTCAAAAGAATGTTTCAAAAAAATATTTGAAATTATTCCAAAATATGATGAAGCCAACAAATTTTTAAGTGATTTAGAAACTATTGTTTCGATGCACGATCAAATTAAATTGGATTTTAAAAATTCAGAATATGGTTCCATTCAATTAAAATCCGAAAAAATTTTCTCATTAAATCCTGAGGATAACTTAACAAAAGACGTTATTAAAAAAACAGAACAAATATTGGAATTATTACAAAAAATCAAAAATTTAATCGAAATTAATTCCGAAGATTCGAGCTATGAATTGTATGAAGAACTAATTAACATTTGCAATGAAGTAATAACTTTAAATCCAAACGATAAGTTTGTTTCTGAAAATTTAATAACTTTTAAAAAAGAATGTCTTGAAATATTAAAAATGGATTATCACGAGTTAGTTCAGTCGTTTGAATATAATTTAGCATTTGAAAAATTAAAAAAAGCAAAATCACTAGGATACCATTCCCAAGAAGTAAATTTGGAATTTGAAAAAATTACAAAAATAATAAATTTGATTCGATCAGCTTCTGAATTTTTCGAAAAAAAAGAATTTAATGCTGCATTATTATCTTATGAAAAACTTAATAGGGTAGTTCCTAATGATTCGAAGTTTCTTGATAAAATAAATGAAATAAAAAATTATTTAGAACATATTTCAAAATTAAAACACGAAGCAGATTTATTATTATCTAAAAAAGAATATTCAAATGCTTTTGAAATTTATTTTGAATTAAAGAACTTAAATCCAAAAGATAATGAAATAAATCAGACTTACTCTCGATTAAATGAATATTTCTCACAACTTTCAAAAGGGGACCATGAATTAACTTATGAACATTATGAAAATGCGTTAGAAAATTATAAAAAAGCCCATTCTCTCTTCGAAAGTTCTGATCTGACAGTTAAAATTCAAAATGTTGAAAAAGAATTATTTAATAAATATTTATTGAATGGTGATCGAGCTTTTGAAAAAGGAAACTATGAATTGGCAATTGAGTGGTATTCTAAATCTAAAGAACTGATTAAAAATGAATATATTAATCAAAAAATTATTGAAGCTACTAATGAATTGTTTAATAAACACTGCACGTTTGCAGAAAGGGCATATGACTGTAAAGATTACCAAAATGCAATTACTTCGTATAAAAATGCATACAATTTAAAAAAATCCGAAAAAATTGCTAAAAAGATTGATGAAATAACCAAAATAATGAATGCGTCAAAATCTGCTGAAGAAAGTTATAAAAATGGAAACTATGAAAAAGCACTTCAAAATTACCATATTATTAAACAACTAAACTCCGAATTATGTACTGGCGAGATTGAAAAGATTGAAAAAATAAGATCTTATTTAATAAAAGGGGACTCCCAATATTCTCAAAAAAATTATTTTGAATCATTGCCATATTATAAAAAAGTTTTATCAATAAACCCATTAGATAAAAACGTCGAATCAAAAATCAAAACCATTGAAAAGATTTCAGAACTTTTAAAAAGAGGAAATTTGGAATTTGAATCTAAAAATTACGATTTAGCCTCTAAATTCTATAAAGAATATATTTCTTACGTTTCTGATCCAGAAGTATTGGATAGATTACATCTCATTTCGATTACGAATGAATCAAATTATTATAAAATATTGGGTTTAAACGAATCTTCCTCAAAAGGCGTAATAAAAAAGGCGTATGTTACCCTTTCAAGAAAATACGTCCCTGCAAAATATCCGGATATTCAGGTAAAAATAAGAAAAGCGTATGATACGCTTTCAAATGACGTTTCTCGAGAAGAATACGATATCATTTTAAAATATGGTACAGTAATTGAAGAAAATATTAAATCAGCTAAAAACAGCATAGAGTCTCAAAGATATTCTGATGCTAAAAAAGCATTAACAAAAATACTTGCGGTACATCCGAAGCATTTTGAAGCGTTGGATTTAATTATGGTCTGTGCCCTGAATCTCAGGGAATACGATGAATTACTTAAATATGCATCTAAATTTAAAGAGCGGGGGGACTATGAAAGTTTAATTCGAGCAGGACGTTGTTATAGGATATATTCGAAAGAAATTAATTCCAATTATGGAATTAATGCTGAAGACTGTTTAAAAGATGCAATTAATATTAAAGATAACCCCCATGAAGCATATTCTGAACTTTTAGACTATTATATTGGTGTATCTTCTTTCCAAAAAGCCAAAAATTGTATTGAAGATATTATTAAACTAAAAAAAGGAATTGAACATTTAACTCCAGATATCGTTACCCAAATGGTGGTTATTGGTGTACTTGGGCACGAATGGTACTCTGCAAAAGAATTTATCAACAGATGGTCAAAAACCCAAAATGAGAGTAACAAAAAAGTTCTTTCTGATAGTATTATTGAGCATGCTAAGGCACTGGCTGATGCACGGGCACACGGAATAGCTGCAGATTGTCTTGAACTTGCATATTCTTTAGATTCTGACAAACATGGCCTTAAAGAAATATGCTCTAATTTTAGAACAATTGATAATGCATATTCTGAACTTAATCTATTACAAAATGATAACGGAATACTCCAAGAATTAAGAATAATAATGGGCGTTCTTTTGGGGAACAGTACTGGCGAACAAATTAATAATGCAGATACGATAATCCGAAACTGTTTAAACAGTTTGGATCATATTAATCGGAATTATATTTCTGATTCAATATATCGAATAGAAAACAGATACCCAAACATTTCTAAAATAAACATTGATTTTTTAAATGAACTAAAAAAGGTGGTTAGAGGATGGTAA
- a CDS encoding Hsp70 family protein — translation MSNPIIGIDLGTSTSEIFVFKDGKQMPINDPESDSSVVPSIIAMQNSEIIVGSQAKGLLNSLHELKRKRGTGEKIRFENQEFFAEELEAHILKKLVKNAEDYLGEKISDVVVTVPANFAEPARKATYNIGKLAGLNVLGLINEPTAAALAFGIRNLSSNENIAVFDFGGGTLDISVLEMMGGFLDVKISSGNPKLGGKDIDELIVEYLKKKFLSGNPNSNILNNQQNLLNLKLKAEELKKKLSMVTSSDVYIPNFGGAGKDLELTITRNEFNNAIKPVLDEIRVCIRDALKKANDKGVTQKDISRVLLVGGSSRIPVIQEVVMQEFGTALDKSISPDLAVGIGACIQSAILNGAINPDELMIMDVSPFSLGVECLGIRNGVIIPTEYSSLMPINSPMPYSVTNTYSLLHEEQNAVVIKLFQDPTGIATVTDDEGVIYTGIEGIIENIPKSDNGIPHPVKIDFSYDNNGLITLKATIPTLNNKEIYIEQKITEGLNLQENNPKSVKIPISNGSHGEYTIYVERAEKILNSNEGDEYQRDDLANTLERFKKAWNDSDNSKIIRYSDRLIELLADF, via the coding sequence ATGAGTAATCCAATTATTGGAATTGATTTAGGAACTTCTACTTCAGAAATTTTTGTATTTAAAGATGGAAAGCAAATGCCTATAAACGATCCGGAAAGTGATAGTTCGGTAGTTCCCTCAATTATTGCAATGCAAAACAGTGAGATAATTGTTGGAAGTCAGGCTAAAGGACTTTTAAATTCGCTTCACGAGTTAAAAAGAAAAAGGGGAACTGGCGAAAAAATACGGTTTGAAAATCAAGAATTTTTTGCAGAAGAACTCGAAGCGCATATTTTAAAAAAATTAGTTAAGAATGCTGAAGATTACCTTGGGGAAAAAATATCTGATGTAGTAGTAACTGTACCTGCAAATTTTGCAGAACCTGCGAGAAAAGCCACATATAATATTGGAAAACTTGCCGGTTTGAATGTATTGGGGCTGATTAACGAACCAACTGCTGCAGCACTTGCTTTTGGAATAAGAAATTTATCCTCAAATGAAAATATTGCGGTTTTTGATTTTGGGGGAGGAACATTGGATATTTCTGTTCTGGAAATGATGGGCGGATTTTTAGATGTTAAAATAAGTAGCGGAAATCCAAAACTAGGTGGAAAGGATATTGATGAATTAATAGTTGAATACTTAAAAAAGAAGTTTTTATCCGGAAATCCGAATTCAAACATCTTAAATAATCAACAGAATTTACTTAATTTAAAGCTGAAAGCGGAAGAATTAAAAAAGAAATTATCAATGGTAACAAGTTCTGACGTTTACATTCCAAATTTTGGTGGTGCAGGCAAAGATTTAGAATTGACTATTACTCGAAATGAATTTAACAATGCCATAAAACCAGTACTTGATGAAATAAGAGTTTGTATTCGAGATGCATTAAAAAAGGCAAATGATAAAGGCGTTACTCAAAAAGATATATCCCGGGTATTACTTGTAGGGGGATCTTCACGAATTCCAGTAATTCAGGAAGTGGTAATGCAAGAATTTGGAACCGCATTGGATAAAAGTATCTCTCCAGATCTTGCAGTTGGAATTGGGGCTTGTATTCAAAGTGCAATATTAAACGGAGCGATTAATCCCGATGAATTAATGATAATGGATGTTTCACCATTTTCATTAGGGGTTGAATGTTTGGGGATAAGAAACGGAGTTATCATACCTACCGAGTATTCCAGCTTAATGCCAATCAATTCGCCAATGCCTTATTCTGTTACAAATACATATAGTTTACTTCACGAAGAGCAGAACGCTGTAGTTATTAAACTATTTCAGGATCCTACAGGAATTGCAACCGTAACTGATGATGAAGGGGTAATTTATACTGGGATTGAAGGAATTATTGAAAATATTCCTAAATCAGATAATGGAATTCCGCACCCTGTTAAAATAGATTTTTCTTACGATAACAATGGATTAATTACCCTTAAAGCAACAATTCCAACGCTAAACAATAAAGAAATATATATCGAACAAAAAATTACGGAAGGGCTTAATTTACAAGAAAATAATCCGAAAAGTGTTAAAATTCCTATTTCAAATGGTTCCCATGGGGAATACACAATATACGTTGAAAGAGCTGAAAAAATACTGAACTCGAACGAAGGCGATGAATACCAAAGAGATGATTTAGCTAACACACTTGAAAGATTTAAAAAAGCGTGGAATGATTCCGATAATTCAAAAATAATTCGTTATTCAGATCGGTTGATTGAATTACTTGCAGATTTTTAA
- a CDS encoding Fic family protein, which translates to MKLPEIPKYSNENIEIALKYVPNREIIDIVQKYNEKYLHFNELKHKTLPVDPVIIWTIMKMFRMNNLKSIHFGNWIFNYSLIDEFIEKLHTLDKSASGNLSTALESIPSEKERYIIDSLMEEAIASSQIEGAVTTRNVAKEMLKKGRKPKNKDQKMILNNYNTMKYILTIKNKEFSVEEILKIHKLITDGTLEDPEFVGKFRKDNEIAVYSTDGTLLHQPPEYGLVEKLMEEFCEFSNSKDKFIHPIIKGIIIHFLIGYIHPFNDGNGRTARSLFYWYLLKNDYWLFEYMAISRVINGSKGQYRDAYLKTESDTFYKDDKGDLTYFIKYNLECICKSLDEILNYLSIKQAEQKEVLKLISKSEDLNLRQAEILKEILKTPENIITIKEIVKTYNVAYATGRADLNHLVDLGYLEKKKAGKEFVYILKKN; encoded by the coding sequence ATGAAACTTCCAGAAATTCCGAAATATTCAAACGAAAACATTGAAATTGCACTTAAATACGTACCAAATCGGGAAATAATTGATATTGTCCAAAAATACAATGAAAAGTATCTTCATTTTAATGAATTAAAACATAAAACACTTCCAGTAGATCCAGTTATAATCTGGACAATCATGAAAATGTTTAGAATGAATAATTTAAAATCGATACATTTTGGAAACTGGATATTTAATTATTCTTTAATCGATGAATTCATTGAAAAGTTACATACCCTCGATAAATCAGCCTCTGGAAACCTTTCAACTGCACTCGAATCCATTCCAAGCGAAAAAGAACGATATATTATAGATTCATTGATGGAAGAAGCAATTGCGTCAAGCCAGATTGAAGGGGCAGTAACTACGAGAAATGTAGCTAAGGAAATGCTAAAAAAAGGCCGAAAGCCGAAAAATAAAGATCAAAAAATGATCCTTAATAATTACAATACAATGAAATACATCCTTACAATAAAAAACAAAGAATTTTCAGTCGAAGAAATATTAAAAATTCATAAACTTATAACCGATGGAACGCTTGAAGATCCCGAATTTGTTGGAAAATTTAGAAAAGATAATGAAATTGCAGTTTATTCGACTGATGGAACACTTCTTCATCAACCGCCCGAATATGGGTTAGTTGAAAAATTGATGGAAGAATTCTGCGAATTTTCAAATTCAAAAGACAAATTCATCCATCCAATAATAAAAGGAATTATAATCCACTTTTTAATTGGATATATCCACCCATTTAATGATGGAAACGGGAGAACTGCACGATCCCTATTTTACTGGTACCTTTTAAAGAATGATTACTGGTTATTTGAATACATGGCAATTTCAAGAGTAATTAATGGATCAAAGGGGCAGTATCGGGACGCTTATTTAAAAACAGAATCAGATACTTTTTATAAAGACGATAAAGGGGATTTAACGTATTTTATAAAATACAACCTGGAATGCATCTGTAAATCGCTTGATGAAATCTTGAATTATTTAAGCATAAAACAGGCTGAACAGAAAGAAGTTTTAAAGTTAATAAGTAAATCCGAAGATCTTAATTTAAGACAGGCTGAAATCTTAAAAGAAATTTTAAAAACTCCTGAAAACATAATTACAATTAAAGAAATTGTTAAAACGTATAATGTCGCATATGCAACCGGAAGAGCGGATTTAAACCATTTAGTCGATTTAGGATATTTGGAAAAGAAAAAAGCGGGAAAAGAATTTGTGTATATTTTGAAGAAAAATTAA
- a CDS encoding ATP-binding protein yields MELRDTIKSIIKEYEQKDISLNERNISLPKTNKALSVVGIRRSGKTSILMKLFKKTENSVFFPLDDDRVFPVTIDTLREIVKVSKEIYPNEKITFFFDEIQEIENFELVIKRLVEKEDYKVYLTGSSSKLLSKEIATQLRGRSLSVEVFPLSFKECLDFRNITLTDILTEQEHANILNNLENYLNYGGFPEVVLEEENREDILKNYLDMVIYKDIVERHNVKNTDSLRLFLKFLINSNTKKVSINKLANHFGSMGVSVSKNTLYEYLSHLNDSYVIFPLKKYAYSLRESSLSLMKSYVIDNGFINIYDFKNSSDIGKYLENAVFIELRRKGLVENQDLFYYEDDIGEVDFLVKQDEKVSNLINVCYNLNFENYDREIKKLVKIGKNIGCNKLYLITFDQEREIIEEGVLVKAIPFWKFTDLEI; encoded by the coding sequence ATGGAACTTCGGGATACTATAAAATCAATAATTAAAGAATACGAACAAAAGGACATATCATTAAATGAAAGGAATATATCTCTACCAAAAACAAATAAAGCCCTTTCCGTAGTCGGAATAAGAAGATCTGGAAAAACATCCATACTAATGAAATTATTTAAGAAAACTGAAAATTCAGTATTTTTCCCACTTGATGACGATCGAGTATTTCCCGTAACTATCGATACATTAAGAGAAATAGTGAAAGTTTCAAAAGAAATTTATCCCAATGAAAAAATAACGTTCTTTTTTGACGAAATTCAGGAAATTGAAAACTTTGAACTTGTTATAAAAAGGTTGGTTGAAAAAGAGGATTATAAAGTTTATTTAACGGGGTCTTCATCAAAATTACTTTCAAAAGAAATTGCAACACAGCTTCGAGGGAGAAGCCTAAGTGTTGAAGTATTTCCTTTATCTTTCAAGGAATGCCTCGATTTTAGGAATATAACGTTAACGGATATTTTAACTGAACAAGAACATGCCAATATACTGAATAACTTGGAAAATTACCTAAATTACGGGGGATTTCCGGAAGTCGTTCTTGAAGAAGAAAATCGTGAAGATATTTTGAAAAATTATCTTGATATGGTAATCTATAAGGACATTGTTGAAAGGCATAATGTGAAGAATACCGATTCATTGCGTTTATTTTTAAAATTTTTAATCAATTCAAACACGAAAAAAGTTTCGATTAATAAACTTGCAAATCATTTCGGATCTATGGGGGTTAGTGTAAGTAAAAACACCCTTTATGAATATTTAAGCCATTTAAATGATTCTTACGTTATATTTCCATTAAAAAAATACGCATACAGTTTAAGAGAAAGCAGTTTAAGTTTAATGAAGTCATACGTGATAGATAATGGGTTTATAAATATATATGACTTTAAAAATTCGAGTGATATTGGAAAATACCTTGAAAATGCGGTTTTTATTGAATTGAGAAGAAAAGGTTTAGTTGAAAATCAAGATCTCTTTTACTATGAAGACGATATTGGTGAAGTCGACTTTCTAGTTAAACAGGATGAAAAAGTTTCAAACCTAATAAACGTCTGTTATAACTTAAATTTTGAAAATTACGATAGGGAAATTAAAAAACTTGTTAAAATCGGGAAAAACATTGGATGTAATAAATTGTATCTGATAACTTTTGACCAAGAGCGGGAAATAATTGAAGAAGGCGTTTTAGTTAAAGCCATTCCATTTTGGAAGTTTACTGATTTAGAAATTTAA
- a CDS encoding DUF2683 family protein has translation MNRRLSMDKNAENSDEYEETEPELRPEFIEKIEKIKKGKFIKIEDFAKHMD, from the coding sequence ATGAACAGGCGACTTTCAATGGATAAAAATGCTGAAAATTCAGACGAATATGAAGAAACAGAACCTGAATTAAGACCGGAATTCATTGAAAAAATAGAAAAGATTAAAAAAGGAAAATTTATAAAAATCGAAGATTTTGCTAAACATATGGATTAA
- a CDS encoding DUF2283 domain-containing protein, with product MSKFEGKDVTLDYDPLADAMYIKRKNIEAEYDHTIEVDNIYLDMGITKTGEKLITGVEIIDASETFGLNKFDLSNIVGTSGLIEVYKETVQINIILDVLKRNKHFEKSINAKTLNEYGLSNESFNIQATSAVA from the coding sequence ATGAGTAAATTCGAAGGTAAGGATGTAACTTTAGACTATGATCCTCTAGCTGATGCAATGTATATTAAAAGAAAAAATATTGAAGCAGAATACGACCACACAATTGAAGTAGATAACATCTATTTAGACATGGGAATAACTAAAACAGGGGAAAAATTAATTACTGGCGTTGAAATAATTGATGCTTCGGAAACTTTTGGATTAAATAAATTTGATTTAAGTAATATTGTTGGAACTAGCGGACTTATAGAAGTTTATAAGGAAACTGTTCAGATAAACATAATTTTAGACGTTTTAAAAAGAAACAAACACTTTGAAAAATCAATAAACGCAAAAACACTTAATGAATACGGACTCTCAAATGAATCATTTAACATTCAAGCGACAAGTGCAGTTGCTTAA
- a CDS encoding ATP-binding protein — translation MVYCFFSTNPKKFIKTPWIEVTVFYDEIGDKFDEDVFDGDLVSQIRLSLNYIKSIAIRERVQKIPGIAESKRIYSYPFEAIEEALVNAVYHKSYEIDAPIEIRIETDRIDIISYPGPLPPLNKYNLNDDIVISKRYRNRRIGDFLKEFKLTEGKNTGFRKIRHALKNNGSPEPEFITDDERTQFIARLRIHPEFIEDIKKTQAKTQVKTQVKTRAEDEILLVVKDIEMSSSEILSEIGLKSRTKRFKQAISNLLENNLIELTIPDKITSSKQKYRITKKGLKLLNDLSNG, via the coding sequence TTGGTTTACTGCTTTTTTTCAACAAATCCTAAAAAATTCATCAAAACACCGTGGATTGAAGTTACTGTATTTTACGATGAAATTGGCGATAAATTTGATGAAGATGTGTTTGATGGAGATTTGGTTTCACAGATACGGCTTTCACTAAATTATATAAAAAGCATAGCAATTCGTGAAAGAGTTCAAAAAATCCCGGGAATCGCAGAATCAAAACGAATTTATTCTTATCCCTTTGAAGCAATTGAAGAAGCACTCGTAAACGCAGTATATCATAAAAGTTACGAAATCGATGCACCAATTGAAATTAGAATTGAAACGGATCGAATTGATATAATAAGTTATCCGGGACCACTTCCACCACTAAATAAATATAATCTTAATGATGATATTGTTATTTCTAAAAGGTATAGAAATAGGCGAATTGGTGACTTTTTAAAAGAATTTAAACTTACAGAAGGTAAAAATACAGGTTTTAGGAAGATAAGACATGCTTTAAAAAACAATGGATCCCCGGAACCTGAATTTATAACTGATGATGAAAGAACACAATTTATCGCCCGGCTAAGAATTCATCCAGAATTTATTGAGGATATAAAAAAGACCCAAGCTAAGACCCAAGTCAAGACCCAAGTCAAGACCCGGGCTGAAGATGAAATACTACTCGTAGTAAAAGATATTGAAATGTCGAGTTCGGAAATATTGTCTGAAATAGGGTTGAAGTCTAGAACTAAACGATTCAAACAGGCAATTTCAAATTTATTGGAAAATAACTTAATTGAATTAACAATTCCTGATAAAATAACAAGTTCAAAACAAAAATATCGAATTACTAAAAAAGGTTTAAAATTATTGAATGATCTATCAAATGGATAA
- a CDS encoding AlbA family DNA-binding domain-containing protein, with the protein MLPIPISQLLETNLIEEERLELKRGFNPEDVMHTMCAFANDFNNWGGGYIIIGIHDKTKEVIGVNPSEIDTILKKMIGLSNKIHYPYFPVVEPIIYKNKTVLVIACPGGPARPYKAPTSLGKNSEYKYYIRRNSSTVIAKHEDEKELIGMSNQIPYDDQINHKASINDLNLHLIKQYLKEINSNLDPEILKFEELCKSLNIVDGPKEYLKPKNIGLLLFFNKS; encoded by the coding sequence ATGCTGCCTATCCCAATATCTCAATTACTTGAAACTAATTTAATCGAAGAAGAACGGTTAGAATTAAAACGGGGATTTAATCCAGAGGATGTTATGCATACAATGTGTGCATTTGCAAATGATTTTAACAATTGGGGCGGCGGATATATTATAATCGGGATTCACGACAAAACAAAAGAAGTTATCGGAGTAAATCCTTCTGAAATTGATACTATTTTGAAAAAAATGATTGGTTTATCCAATAAAATCCATTATCCATATTTTCCAGTAGTAGAACCCATAATTTACAAAAATAAGACAGTATTGGTTATAGCCTGCCCTGGAGGTCCTGCAAGACCATATAAGGCACCAACAAGTCTCGGTAAAAATTCAGAATATAAATATTACATCAGGCGAAACTCATCAACTGTTATCGCAAAACATGAAGATGAAAAAGAATTAATTGGAATGTCTAATCAAATTCCATATGATGATCAGATAAACCATAAAGCGTCAATTAATGATTTAAATTTACATTTAATTAAACAATATTTAAAAGAAATAAATTCTAATCTTGATCCAGAAATTTTGAAATTTGAAGAGTTATGTAAAAGCCTAAATATCGTAGATGGGCCAAAAGAATATTTGAAACCAAAAAACATTGGTTTACTGCTTTTTTTCAACAAATCCTAA
- a CDS encoding DUF4435 domain-containing protein, whose amino-acid sequence MRKHLTDDDVLNGIKMARRAHKKIPALFEGSTDIRVYEKFLNLDEIDTIDCYGKTNVLNVFKKAKKEFKGIFVIVDADLSHILNNAPTEDGIIITDTHDLETLIINSECFDRIYEEFGLKRYSKNDILNKAFDITKKVGCAKLWSLKNRKYLRYREIKLKQFMDQNLGFDLKSYLDLVLKNSNYAYGLTVDNILPNILSLFQSKSYDPFQISFGHDLVEALSILFKEKYGNKRGEHINELILDGTLRLSYSYEEFKSTKMYKKLKVLEVIWGMKILKE is encoded by the coding sequence GTGCGAAAGCATCTGACTGATGATGATGTATTAAACGGCATCAAGATGGCTAGAAGAGCACACAAAAAAATACCTGCTCTTTTTGAAGGGAGTACTGACATTAGAGTTTATGAAAAATTTTTAAATTTGGACGAAATAGATACAATCGACTGTTATGGGAAAACTAATGTATTAAATGTATTTAAAAAAGCTAAAAAAGAATTTAAAGGAATTTTTGTGATAGTGGATGCAGATTTATCCCATATTTTAAATAATGCGCCAACTGAAGACGGAATTATTATAACAGACACTCACGACCTTGAAACATTAATAATAAATTCAGAATGTTTTGACCGAATTTATGAAGAATTCGGGCTAAAAAGATACTCTAAAAACGACATATTAAACAAAGCATTCGACATTACAAAAAAAGTGGGCTGTGCAAAACTCTGGTCTTTGAAAAATCGAAAATATTTAAGATACAGGGAAATAAAACTTAAACAATTCATGGACCAAAACTTGGGCTTTGATTTAAAATCTTACCTTGATTTAGTTCTTAAAAATAGTAACTATGCTTATGGGCTAACTGTAGACAATATTCTCCCCAATATACTTTCGTTATTCCAGTCCAAAAGCTATGATCCGTTTCAAATTTCATTTGGACACGATCTCGTAGAAGCTTTGAGTATTTTATTCAAAGAAAAGTATGGAAACAAAAGGGGAGAACATATTAATGAACTTATCCTTGATGGAACCCTGAGACTTTCATATTCTTACGAAGAATTTAAAAGTACAAAAATGTACAAAAAACTTAAAGTTTTAGAGGTTATTTGGGGCATGAAAATTCTAAAGGAATAA